The nucleotide sequence TGCAGCGAGCCCTGCATGTCCGAGAGCTGCATGTCGAGGTTTTCCAGGCGGCCAAAAATATCCCGGCTGGCCTTTTGCAAGGCCTCGGCCGCTTCGGTCATGTAGAGTTTTTTGCCGACGTAATCGAACAGCGGCTGGCCGATCAGCTCCTCCAGCTGCCGAATTTGTAGGCTGACGGCCGGCTGTGTGAGAGACATTTCCTCGGCTGCGCGGCTGTAGGACCGCAAATCACAGACTTCATTGAAAACCTGCAATTGACGTAATGTCATTCGCATCAATGACTTACGCATTATCCAGGTACTCCCGCCGGCGCTCGAAGCCACAACTATAAGTCTTTACTTATACACAACCCAATAATTATTGATTTTTGTTAATTCCTCCTGAGGCATAGTGTGTGTCACGCGACTGGCATGAAACATTTAGTCACGCGCCGACCCGCTCCAAAGGGTCGAAGAACGCAGCAATCGGCTCAAGGGAATTTCCAAGTGATAAAAAAGATCCTGATCGCCAACCGTGGTGAGATTGCCGTACGAATCGTGCGTGCCTGCGCCGAGATGGGCATTCGCTCGGTCGCGGTCTATTCCGACGCCGACCGTCACGCGTTGCACGTCAAACGAGCCGACGAGGCCTACAGCATTGGGGCCGAGCCGCTGGCCGGCTACCTGAACCCGCGCAAGCTGGTGAACCTCGCGGTGGAAACCGGTTGTGACGCGCTGCACCCCGGCTACGGCTTCCTGTCGGAAAACGCCGAGCTGGCGGACATTTGCGCCGAACGCGGAATTAAATTCATCGGTCCGGCCGCCGAAGTCATTCGCCGCATGGGCGACAAGACCGAAGCCCGCCGCAGCATGATCAAGGCGGGCGTACCGGTGACACCTGGCACCGAAGGCAACGTTGCGGATATTGCCGAAGCGCTGACCGAAGGCGACCGCATCGGGTATCCGGTGATGCTCAAGGCCACCTCCGGCGGCGGCGGTCGGGGTATCCGTCGTTGCAACAGCCGCGAAGAACTCGAACAAGCCTTCCCCCGGGTTATTTCCGAAGCCACCAAGGCGTTCGGCTCGGCGGAAGTGTTCCTGGAAAAATGCATCGTCAATCCCAAGCACATCGAGGCGCAGATCCTCGGTGACAGCTTTGGCAACGTAGTGCACCTGTTCGAGCGCGATTGCTCGATCCAGCGTCGCAACCAGAAAC is from Pseudomonas mucidolens and encodes:
- a CDS encoding acetyl-CoA carboxylase biotin carboxylase subunit, with protein sequence MIKKILIANRGEIAVRIVRACAEMGIRSVAVYSDADRHALHVKRADEAYSIGAEPLAGYLNPRKLVNLAVETGCDALHPGYGFLSENAELADICAERGIKFIGPAAEVIRRMGDKTEARRSMIKAGVPVTPGTEGNVADIAEALTEGDRIGYPVMLKATSGGGGRGIRRCNSREELEQAFPRVISEATKAFGSAEVFLEKCIVNPKHIEAQILGDSFGNVVHLFERDCSIQRRNQKLIEIAPSPQLTPEQRAYIGDLSVRAAKAVGYENAGTVEFLLAEGEVYFMEMNTRVQVEHTITEEITGIDIVREQIRIASGLPLSVKQEDIQHRGFALQFRINAEDPKNNFLPSFGKITRYYAPGGPGVRTDTAIYTGYTIPPFYDSMCLKLVVWALTWEEAMDRGLRALDDMRLQGVKTTAAYYQEILRNPEFRSGQFNTSFVESHPELTNYSIKRKPEELALAIAAAIAAHAGL